The following proteins are co-located in the Bacillus pumilus genome:
- a CDS encoding SE1561 family protein — protein sequence MGKAADSKEQQVDYLKNRLDMFMNVIDSLDPESTDVEDIDRLIQMIDDLEAKYERFKKDWKEE from the coding sequence ATGGGCAAGGCAGCAGACAGCAAAGAGCAGCAGGTTGATTATTTAAAGAACCGATTAGATATGTTTATGAATGTGATTGATTCATTAGATCCCGAATCAACAGACGTTGAGGATATAGACAGACTGATCCAGATGATTGACGATCTAGAAGCGAAATATGAACGGTTTAAAAAAGATTGGAAGGAAGAATAG
- a CDS encoding nuclear transport factor 2 family protein, with translation MTKAEAIFFIKKMYQEVLTELDVQKVETYFSPDYQQVTDGKVSTLDEFKKHLFTLKEMTKQLKIPAFHDVLFDEETQQGCFRYTVHVELTSGDRGLIDVMALFTLLDGRIIQCDELTRPHEKHETLEQLGHIS, from the coding sequence ATGACAAAGGCAGAAGCGATTTTTTTCATCAAGAAAATGTATCAGGAAGTATTAACTGAATTAGATGTACAAAAGGTGGAGACTTATTTTTCTCCTGACTATCAGCAAGTGACCGATGGAAAGGTTTCCACGCTTGATGAATTTAAAAAGCATCTATTCACATTAAAAGAAATGACAAAACAGCTCAAGATCCCCGCCTTTCATGATGTGTTATTTGATGAAGAGACGCAGCAAGGATGTTTTCGTTACACTGTACATGTCGAGCTGACCAGCGGAGATCGTGGTCTTATAGATGTAATGGCTTTATTTACTTTATTAGACGGCAGGATCATTCAATGTGACGAGCTGACTAGACCTCATGAGAAACATGAGACGCTTGAACAGCTTGGACACATCAGCTAA
- a CDS encoding YihY/virulence factor BrkB family protein, whose product MGFVKALIERFLLHEGPAKSAELAYFFLLSLFPFLIFVLTLVGYLPLTSKDVLSVISGYAPEGALSMIESIAEQTLNNRNGGLLSFGIIAALWSASNGINAVVRAFNHAYEVEENRSFILVRLTSIILTIAMVLTIIFALMLPVFGKELGLFVAKLVGQSDAFLTMWTAMRWIISPLILLIVFTSLYYFAPNIRLKLKFVLPGAIFASIGWILVSMLFSFYVGEFANYSAMYGSIGGIIILMIWFYLTGIMIILGGELNALLHKRKIVPGKL is encoded by the coding sequence ATGGGTTTTGTTAAAGCGTTAATTGAACGCTTTTTACTGCATGAAGGACCGGCTAAATCTGCTGAGCTTGCGTACTTCTTTTTACTTTCATTATTTCCGTTTCTCATCTTCGTGCTGACGCTGGTTGGGTATTTGCCGCTGACGTCAAAGGATGTTCTGAGCGTCATTTCTGGTTATGCGCCAGAGGGAGCGCTTTCGATGATTGAATCCATTGCCGAACAGACGCTGAATAACCGTAACGGCGGGTTATTGTCGTTCGGGATTATTGCCGCCCTTTGGTCTGCATCCAACGGCATTAATGCGGTCGTCAGAGCGTTTAACCACGCTTACGAAGTTGAGGAAAATCGTTCCTTCATTCTCGTACGTTTAACATCAATCATCTTAACCATTGCGATGGTTCTTACGATTATTTTCGCCTTGATGCTGCCTGTCTTTGGCAAAGAGCTTGGTTTATTTGTTGCCAAATTAGTTGGGCAGTCAGATGCCTTCCTCACCATGTGGACAGCCATGAGGTGGATCATTAGTCCGCTGATTTTACTGATTGTTTTTACATCCTTGTATTATTTTGCCCCAAACATCAGGCTGAAATTGAAATTTGTTCTGCCAGGCGCCATTTTTGCGTCTATCGGCTGGATTCTGGTGAGCATGCTGTTCTCATTTTACGTAGGCGAGTTTGCCAACTACAGTGCGATGTACGGTAGCATTGGGGGGATCATTATTTTAATGATCTGGTTTTATTTAACCGGCATCATGATTATCCTCGGAGGCGAGCTCAATGCGCTTTTACATAAGCGTAAAATCGTACCAGGCAAGCTGTAA
- the corA gene encoding magnesium/cobalt transporter CorA: MLKKLAVTKNGDLIEHATLQQLSSPDIAWYWIDFHAPTEKEAALLKEFFQFHPLSIEDCFHYLQRPKLDFYEEYLFFVLHALNQKTLRSEEVDLFVGESYIVTFHLKEAPYIDRVIRKLKASEHARNSGPEHLAYMLIDDLVDDYFPIIYQIEDRLNEIEDEEGHKTYGTLMNEVFGIRSDLLKLRRTIIPMRDLLYRIVNMNMMKNDKNRQAYFNDIYDHLLKLTEIVESNRDMTADLRDSYQTLNSNRMNAIMMTLTIVSTIFIPLTFIVGVYGMNFDNMPELHWKYGYFGVLIFMGLLVSGMLLWFKHKGWFRIFK; this comes from the coding sequence ATGCTGAAAAAACTTGCAGTGACAAAAAACGGAGACTTGATTGAACATGCAACATTGCAGCAGCTTTCAAGCCCCGATATTGCCTGGTATTGGATTGACTTTCATGCGCCAACGGAAAAAGAAGCGGCGTTGCTGAAGGAATTCTTTCAGTTTCATCCGCTTTCAATTGAAGATTGCTTCCATTATTTACAGCGGCCTAAGCTTGATTTTTATGAAGAGTATTTATTTTTCGTTCTTCATGCGCTCAATCAAAAAACACTTCGTTCAGAGGAAGTGGATCTGTTTGTTGGTGAAAGTTATATTGTCACCTTTCACTTAAAGGAAGCACCATACATTGATCGTGTGATTCGAAAGCTAAAAGCATCTGAACACGCACGAAATAGTGGACCTGAACATCTTGCCTACATGCTGATTGATGATCTGGTTGACGATTATTTCCCGATTATTTATCAAATTGAAGACAGGCTAAATGAGATTGAAGATGAAGAAGGTCATAAAACGTATGGCACTTTAATGAACGAAGTATTCGGGATTCGGTCAGACTTGTTAAAGCTAAGAAGGACAATTATTCCGATGAGAGACCTTTTATACCGTATCGTGAACATGAACATGATGAAAAACGACAAAAATCGCCAAGCCTATTTCAATGACATCTATGATCACCTTCTAAAATTGACAGAGATTGTCGAGTCGAACAGAGACATGACAGCAGATTTAAGAGACAGCTATCAGACGCTGAATTCCAATCGGATGAATGCGATTATGATGACACTGACGATTGTGTCGACTATTTTTATCCCACTGACCTTTATTGTTGGGGTTTACGGGATGAACTTTGATAACATGCCTGAATTGCACTGGAAATACGGCTATTTTGGCGTACTTATTTTCATGGGTCTGCTCGTCTCGGGTATGCTTTTATGGTTTAAGCATAAAGGGTGGTTCCGGATTTTTAAATAA
- a CDS encoding stress protein codes for MKKTILSVALATAVSSTLPVFADAAEQKAAPVSTTVQQTVLNKAAEGKASTNATNVNINFDVLGIANALINAANANTNREGFVKGLMESAFYAAGAKYNVMVFNLSQGYETRFSGVKTFATVKYGSITYGVWVFENGSFTNKGDGGYINWAFRGWFDRNGGFVNFRRP; via the coding sequence ATGAAAAAAACTATTCTTTCTGTTGCCCTTGCCACTGCTGTTTCTTCAACACTACCAGTATTCGCTGATGCTGCTGAGCAAAAAGCTGCTCCAGTTTCAACAACTGTTCAGCAAACTGTTTTAAACAAAGCTGCTGAAGGTAAAGCATCGACAAATGCGACAAACGTAAACATTAACTTTGACGTTCTTGGAATTGCAAATGCACTGATCAATGCTGCAAATGCAAACACAAACCGTGAAGGCTTTGTCAAAGGTTTAATGGAGTCTGCTTTCTATGCTGCTGGCGCTAAATACAATGTCATGGTATTTAACTTAAGCCAAGGCTACGAGACTCGTTTTAGCGGAGTCAAAACGTTCGCTACTGTGAAATACGGAAGCATCACTTATGGAGTTTGGGTATTTGAAAATGGATCTTTCACAAATAAAGGTGACGGCGGTTACATCAACTGGGCATTTAGAGGCTGGTTTGACCGTAACGGTGGTTTCGTCAACTTCCGTCGTCCTTAA
- a CDS encoding mechanosensitive ion channel family protein — MDDTFLTVVKNKYIEILIVGLVLWFAVFIINKALQIFFKRTEFIEDKKKKTIESLVKSVTKYTASICFVFYVISLFFHDFGKILAGAGVAGIVIGFGAQTLIRDILAGIFLIYERQIHKGDYVTVNNLFNGTIEEIGLRSLQIREWSGKLLTISNGDIRQIQNYNIHYMRITESVLISANQNPDIAFQALESACDQLNQMHHDFLKKDEFQNAIEPFQVHGIMGLNKLNRGIEITVKGMVEDEKYFEAALAVRKEIIKQLHKHDVKLLEELVYPQPAK, encoded by the coding sequence ATGGACGATACATTTCTGACAGTGGTCAAGAACAAATACATTGAAATTCTAATTGTTGGGCTTGTTCTTTGGTTTGCCGTCTTTATCATCAACAAAGCCCTTCAAATTTTCTTTAAACGAACGGAGTTTATTGAAGATAAGAAGAAGAAAACGATCGAGAGCTTGGTCAAATCTGTGACGAAGTACACAGCTTCAATTTGCTTTGTGTTCTATGTCATTTCTCTCTTCTTTCATGACTTTGGAAAAATTCTTGCTGGTGCTGGTGTTGCCGGAATCGTCATCGGTTTTGGCGCCCAGACGCTGATTCGTGATATTTTAGCAGGCATCTTCCTGATCTATGAACGGCAGATTCATAAAGGTGACTACGTGACGGTGAATAATCTCTTTAATGGAACCATTGAAGAAATTGGTCTCCGTTCTCTGCAAATTAGAGAATGGAGCGGCAAGCTGTTAACCATTTCTAACGGAGACATCCGGCAAATTCAAAACTACAACATACATTACATGCGTATCACGGAGTCAGTGTTAATTAGTGCCAATCAGAACCCAGACATCGCCTTTCAAGCGCTTGAATCAGCTTGTGACCAGTTGAATCAAATGCATCATGATTTTCTCAAAAAAGATGAATTCCAAAACGCCATTGAACCCTTTCAGGTTCATGGAATTATGGGTCTCAATAAGCTTAATCGCGGGATAGAAATCACTGTGAAAGGGATGGTCGAAGATGAAAAATACTTCGAAGCCGCCCTTGCTGTACGTAAAGAAATCATCAAGCAGCTTCATAAGCACGATGTCAAATTGCTTGAAGAGCTCGTTTATCCTCAGCCTGCAAAATAA
- a CDS encoding GNAT family N-acetyltransferase, with amino-acid sequence MLNEQLIGVFRLTFHNRIGNIGYWIGQGAQGRGIVTKTVKYMTGTFAHKVDGFEIFCPVGHVRSERVAIKAGFQLDPHYQPKPDTDFVLRRYIRMLNQ; translated from the coding sequence ATGCTGAACGAGCAATTGATCGGTGTGTTCCGTCTGACGTTTCATAATAGAATAGGCAATATCGGTTATTGGATTGGTCAAGGCGCACAAGGTCGAGGTATCGTGACGAAAACAGTGAAATATATGACAGGAACATTTGCTCATAAAGTCGATGGATTTGAAATCTTTTGTCCTGTTGGTCATGTTCGAAGTGAACGTGTAGCGATTAAGGCTGGGTTCCAGCTCGATCCTCACTATCAGCCCAAACCTGATACAGATTTTGTCCTTAGGCGGTATATACGAATGTTGAATCAATAA
- the yfkAB gene encoding radical SAM/CxCxxxxC motif protein YfkAB — MNQKTALRPITPAYDPWEAYLDVQDYGEMKLTNIELTTTTLCNMRCEHCAVGYTLQPKDPHALPLDLLLRRLEEVPLLRSLSITGGEPMLSLKSVREYVVPILKYAHERGVRTQINSNLTLDLARYEEIIPYLDVLHISHNWGTVEEFATVGFAMMDRKPTLQQREKLFNRMIENSQALVKAGVTVSAETMLNKRTLPYIEHIHRQIVEEMKCQRHEVHPMYPSDFASALESLTLPQMRDAIHQLLDIRDENTWMLFGTLPFYSCSTNEEDHRLLKRLRQEKNITVRNDPDGRSRLNVNIFDGNIIVTDFGDTPPLGNIETDTLQSAYTRWMDTKLAKELNCHCPSVQCLGPNVLVKNSYYQDVDFTSRTARG; from the coding sequence ATGAATCAAAAAACAGCACTTCGTCCGATCACACCTGCATACGACCCTTGGGAAGCCTATCTCGATGTGCAGGATTACGGAGAAATGAAGCTGACAAATATTGAACTGACGACAACGACTTTATGTAACATGAGATGTGAGCACTGTGCGGTTGGCTATACCTTGCAGCCAAAGGACCCGCATGCACTGCCACTTGATTTGCTGCTTCGCCGTTTAGAGGAAGTTCCGCTTTTGCGCTCACTAAGTATTACAGGCGGAGAGCCAATGCTTTCTCTCAAGTCTGTGCGGGAATATGTCGTACCTATATTAAAGTATGCCCATGAACGCGGCGTCCGCACACAAATCAATTCAAACTTAACACTTGATTTGGCGCGTTATGAAGAGATTATTCCATACTTAGATGTTCTGCACATTTCACATAACTGGGGCACTGTCGAAGAGTTTGCAACGGTCGGCTTTGCGATGATGGATAGAAAACCAACCTTGCAGCAGCGCGAAAAATTATTTAACCGCATGATCGAAAATAGTCAGGCACTTGTGAAAGCGGGTGTCACAGTATCCGCTGAAACCATGCTCAATAAGCGCACGCTTCCTTACATTGAACACATCCATCGTCAAATCGTGGAGGAGATGAAATGTCAGCGTCACGAAGTTCACCCGATGTACCCAAGCGATTTCGCCAGTGCACTTGAGTCATTAACGCTTCCGCAAATGCGTGATGCGATTCATCAGCTGCTTGATATTCGTGATGAGAACACATGGATGCTGTTTGGCACCTTGCCATTTTATTCATGCAGCACAAATGAAGAAGACCATCGCCTCCTAAAGCGATTGCGCCAGGAGAAAAATATCACTGTACGAAATGATCCTGACGGCCGCTCAAGGTTGAATGTGAATATTTTTGATGGGAATATTATTGTGACAGACTTTGGCGATACGCCGCCGCTTGGAAATATTGAAACCGATACATTGCAATCTGCATATACACGCTGGATGGACACGAAATTAGCGAAAGAACTGAATTGTCATTGTCCAAGTGTGCAATGCCTTGGTCCGAATGTTCTTGTGAAAAACAGCTATTATCAAGATGTTGATTTTACTTCTCGTACAGCCAGGGGGTAA
- the pdaA gene encoding delta-lactam-biosynthetic de-N-acetylase yields MLICLCVLFVSMPLSEAAAESNKPIHWGFAKSKEHKPADAGKEMTTLLKKYDAFYLGNTKKKEIYFTFDNGYENGYTPKILDVLKKHQVPGAFFVTGHFVKDQPQLVKRMAEEGHIIGNHSYHHPDLTKKSAKEIKEELDSVNEAVYKITGKQDNLYLRPPRGVFSERVLKETKRLGYQTVFWSVAFVDWHIHHQKGKQYAYDEMMKQAHPGAIYLLHTVSRDNAEALDEAITALKKQGYSFKSLDDLMLEKVWHLPQL; encoded by the coding sequence ATGCTGATCTGTTTATGTGTGCTTTTTGTTTCAATGCCTCTGTCAGAAGCAGCAGCCGAGTCTAATAAGCCCATCCACTGGGGATTCGCTAAAAGCAAAGAGCACAAACCAGCAGATGCTGGAAAGGAAATGACGACACTCCTAAAAAAATATGATGCCTTTTATTTAGGAAACACGAAAAAGAAAGAGATTTACTTCACATTCGACAATGGCTATGAAAATGGGTACACACCGAAAATTTTAGACGTGCTGAAAAAACACCAAGTACCAGGCGCCTTTTTTGTGACAGGGCACTTCGTGAAGGATCAGCCGCAGCTTGTGAAACGTATGGCAGAGGAAGGACATATCATTGGCAACCACTCCTATCACCATCCAGACTTAACGAAAAAGAGTGCGAAAGAAATTAAAGAAGAGCTAGACAGTGTAAATGAAGCGGTGTACAAAATTACGGGAAAACAAGATAACCTCTATCTACGTCCGCCGCGCGGGGTATTTAGCGAAAGAGTATTAAAGGAAACAAAGAGGCTTGGCTACCAAACCGTTTTCTGGTCAGTTGCCTTTGTGGATTGGCATATCCATCATCAAAAAGGAAAACAATATGCCTATGATGAAATGATGAAGCAGGCACATCCAGGTGCGATTTATTTACTTCACACCGTCTCACGAGACAATGCCGAGGCACTGGATGAGGCCATCACAGCTCTTAAAAAACAGGGGTATTCCTTTAAAAGCCTAGACGATCTCATGCTTGAAAAAGTATGGCATCTGCCGCAGCTATAG
- a CDS encoding OsmC family protein: protein MKLTYENDRWVAHTDDGQLHISGKEEAGYRPYQLFTSAIAGCFGEMLIHVCGKKRIFYEGLTITPETTREGAANKISRIHLHMIFESIFTSDEQIEKVMKLAMKHCSMVQSVKGSIDITMSHERI from the coding sequence ATGAAGCTGACATACGAAAATGATCGGTGGGTGGCACATACTGATGATGGACAGCTGCATATTTCAGGAAAAGAAGAAGCTGGATACCGGCCATATCAATTGTTCACCTCAGCTATTGCAGGTTGTTTTGGAGAAATGCTAATTCATGTATGCGGGAAAAAACGAATATTCTATGAAGGGCTGACCATCACACCTGAAACGACAAGAGAAGGAGCGGCAAACAAAATCTCCCGCATCCACTTACATATGATCTTTGAAAGCATCTTTACCTCTGATGAACAAATAGAAAAAGTGATGAAGCTTGCGATGAAGCATTGTTCCATGGTGCAATCCGTTAAAGGAAGTATCGACATCACTATGTCACACGAGCGAATCTAA
- a CDS encoding YebC/PmpR family DNA-binding transcriptional regulator: MGRKWNNIKEKKASKDANTSRIYAKFGREIYVAAKQGEPNPESNQALRFVLERAKTYSVPKHIVDRAIEKAKGGSEENFDELRYEGFGPNGSMVIVDALTNNVNRTASDVRAAFGKNGGNMGVSGSVAYMFDQTAVIGVEGKSEEETLELLMEADIDVRDIMVEDQTVIVYAEPDQFHHVQEAFKQAGVEEFTVAEITMLPQNEVTLDDESKAQFEKLIDVLEELEDVQQVYHNVDLGE; encoded by the coding sequence ATGGGTCGTAAGTGGAACAACATTAAAGAAAAGAAAGCATCAAAGGATGCCAATACAAGTCGTATTTACGCAAAATTCGGGCGTGAAATCTATGTGGCTGCCAAACAAGGTGAGCCAAACCCAGAATCAAACCAAGCACTTCGCTTTGTCCTAGAACGTGCAAAAACATATAGTGTCCCAAAACACATTGTGGACCGTGCGATTGAAAAAGCCAAAGGTGGTTCAGAAGAGAACTTCGATGAGCTGCGCTATGAAGGATTTGGTCCAAACGGATCGATGGTGATCGTCGATGCCCTCACCAATAACGTGAACCGTACAGCTTCGGATGTTCGTGCGGCTTTTGGGAAAAACGGCGGAAACATGGGCGTCAGTGGATCTGTTGCTTACATGTTTGACCAAACTGCGGTCATCGGTGTCGAAGGGAAAAGCGAAGAAGAAACGCTTGAGCTCTTAATGGAAGCAGACATTGATGTACGTGACATCATGGTAGAAGATCAAACGGTCATCGTCTACGCTGAGCCAGATCAATTCCATCACGTACAAGAAGCATTCAAACAAGCCGGTGTCGAAGAATTCACTGTCGCCGAAATCACGATGCTTCCACAAAACGAAGTGACATTAGATGATGAATCTAAAGCACAATTTGAGAAACTAATCGATGTATTAGAAGAGCTTGAAGACGTGCAGCAGGTTTATCATAATGTGGATTTAGGGGAATAA
- the cax gene encoding calcium/proton exchanger, with product MNRLFLVIVAIGVPLSVIGSFLHFPQVVMFAVYCIAIIGLASFMGRATESLAIIAGPRIGGLLNATFGNAVELIISFFALKQGLTAIVLASLTGSVIGNLLLVAGLSFFVGGLKYKRQEFNVHDARHNSGLLMFAIIVAFVIPEVFSMEMAEEKQFVLSIGISIVMILLYVAALYFKLVSHRGVYVAKQESMDGEAETEEEIPEWSGKFATLILLLATMAVAYISERLVHTFDTVGEQFGWSELFIGVIIVAIVGNAAEHASAIIMAYKNKMDVAVEIAFGSTLQVAMMVAPILVISSLFFEKQMPLIFSLPELIAMASAVLLTVILSNDGDTNWFEGATLLAAYFIMAIGFFLL from the coding sequence ATGAATCGTTTGTTTCTTGTGATTGTCGCAATCGGTGTTCCACTATCTGTCATTGGCAGTTTTCTTCACTTCCCGCAGGTTGTCATGTTCGCTGTTTATTGTATCGCCATTATTGGTCTTGCTAGTTTTATGGGAAGAGCCACAGAAAGTCTTGCCATCATTGCGGGGCCAAGAATCGGTGGACTATTAAACGCTACATTTGGAAATGCAGTGGAGTTAATCATTTCGTTTTTTGCCTTAAAGCAAGGGCTGACTGCCATTGTACTTGCTTCATTAACTGGATCGGTCATCGGGAATTTACTGCTCGTGGCAGGGCTGTCTTTTTTCGTTGGCGGATTAAAATATAAGCGCCAAGAGTTCAATGTCCACGATGCAAGGCACAACTCTGGCTTGCTCATGTTTGCCATCATTGTGGCGTTTGTCATTCCAGAAGTGTTTTCGATGGAAATGGCTGAGGAGAAGCAATTTGTTTTAAGCATTGGCATTAGCATTGTGATGATTTTGCTTTATGTTGCAGCACTCTATTTCAAACTGGTCAGCCACCGAGGTGTTTATGTTGCCAAGCAGGAGAGCATGGACGGAGAGGCGGAGACGGAAGAAGAAATACCTGAATGGTCTGGTAAGTTTGCCACTTTGATTTTGCTGCTTGCAACGATGGCCGTTGCGTACATTTCAGAGCGCCTCGTCCATACATTTGATACAGTGGGAGAACAATTTGGCTGGAGTGAGCTGTTTATCGGGGTCATTATTGTCGCTATCGTCGGCAATGCAGCGGAACACGCCTCTGCTATCATCATGGCGTATAAAAACAAAATGGATGTGGCGGTGGAAATTGCCTTCGGCTCAACGCTTCAGGTCGCCATGATGGTGGCGCCTATCCTTGTCATCAGCTCTCTTTTTTTCGAAAAGCAGATGCCGCTGATTTTTTCCTTACCAGAACTCATTGCAATGGCATCCGCTGTCTTACTGACGGTCATTCTATCAAATGATGGTGATACGAACTGGTTTGAAGGGGCCACATTACTCGCTGCCTATTTTATTATGGCGATTGGATTTTTCCTTTTATAA
- a CDS encoding MFS transporter: protein MPRIHFMILILLVSVSGFSQGALLPVISIIFEHAGTSPTLNGLHATGLYLGVLLASPFMEAPLRRFGFKPLIVIGGAAVFLSLFSFVFFESYVVWFFLRLMIGIGDHMLHFSTQTWVTYASSSRNRGRNISLYGLSFGLGFAAGPFLTPLIEINPSLPFIVSGAVSLCIWLLVFVLKNTYPDTDEMQTSEQTNSLKRFKKAFQFGWVAFMMPFCYGFLETTLNSNFPVYALRSGVTVDAVAFILPAFAIGSIVFQLPLGMLSDRFGRRRIILCVTLAGSFFFLLAGIFIQSVLAVAICFFIAGMAVGSTFSLGISYMTDLLPKHLLPAGNLMCGMAFSAGSILGPVLGGIFVQTFEGMNLLYLVSIVILFVFCCVRFGRTTAMVETN, encoded by the coding sequence ATGCCGAGAATTCACTTTATGATTTTAATTTTACTTGTATCCGTATCTGGCTTTTCACAGGGAGCGTTACTTCCTGTTATATCCATTATTTTCGAACATGCGGGCACTTCCCCTACGTTAAACGGACTGCATGCCACTGGCTTATATCTCGGCGTGCTGCTTGCATCTCCTTTTATGGAAGCGCCGCTTCGCCGTTTTGGTTTTAAGCCGTTAATCGTCATTGGAGGCGCTGCGGTCTTTTTAAGCTTGTTCAGCTTTGTCTTTTTTGAATCTTATGTCGTCTGGTTCTTCCTGCGGCTCATGATTGGCATTGGTGACCATATGCTGCATTTCTCCACACAGACGTGGGTGACCTATGCTTCGTCATCTAGAAATCGCGGGCGTAATATTTCATTGTACGGGTTATCCTTTGGACTCGGTTTTGCCGCTGGGCCTTTTTTAACTCCACTGATTGAAATCAATCCATCATTGCCTTTTATCGTTTCTGGTGCCGTTAGTTTATGTATTTGGCTGCTTGTGTTTGTTTTAAAAAATACATATCCAGATACAGACGAAATGCAGACGTCAGAGCAAACAAACAGTTTGAAGCGCTTCAAAAAAGCCTTTCAATTTGGCTGGGTGGCCTTTATGATGCCTTTTTGCTACGGCTTTTTAGAAACGACGCTCAATAGTAACTTCCCTGTGTATGCACTAAGAAGCGGGGTGACAGTAGATGCTGTTGCATTTATTTTACCTGCTTTTGCCATTGGAAGCATTGTCTTTCAGCTTCCTCTCGGCATGCTCAGCGACCGGTTTGGCAGACGCCGAATCATTTTATGTGTCACACTCGCTGGATCCTTCTTTTTCCTTTTGGCAGGTATTTTCATTCAATCCGTTTTGGCTGTTGCGATTTGTTTCTTTATTGCCGGAATGGCTGTAGGCTCTACATTCTCACTTGGCATCAGTTATATGACCGACTTATTGCCAAAGCATCTGCTTCCTGCCGGTAATTTAATGTGCGGGATGGCGTTTAGTGCAGGCAGTATTCTTGGACCGGTTCTTGGAGGAATCTTTGTTCAAACGTTTGAGGGGATGAATTTACTTTACCTTGTCAGCATCGTGATTCTATTCGTGTTTTGCTGCGTTCGATTTGGGAGAACGACGGCAATGGTTGAAACTAATTAA
- a CDS encoding YfkD famly protein: MKKMPRIMFVVLLSLSFLYSFPAEAAKPFKVPSSVASISKENTYPNASQDQPLLQPSELTAELFKTTNVPIENTHLIKMLNESSISGTPLAVGYRATIFLGRWALSYDSNETVANWEYKKVNTNHIDNRGGNKTAIGKYVQKQQVKVSGGLTAKVPNPEDVKTLMMQKAIQKTKLPLAFDTVIGAGTKRDQSYHVSPKKAASLHAYAPAINEKGKVTYGEVYLVLKGNKRKLVVKNVTSQGIGAWIPVQDHLTFGFQGMN, translated from the coding sequence ATGAAAAAGATGCCCCGCATCATGTTTGTTGTTCTCTTATCCTTAAGTTTTCTATACAGCTTTCCAGCCGAGGCGGCTAAGCCGTTTAAGGTACCATCGTCTGTCGCCAGTATCTCAAAGGAAAATACGTATCCAAACGCGTCACAAGATCAGCCGCTGCTTCAGCCGAGCGAGCTGACGGCCGAATTATTTAAAACAACGAATGTACCGATTGAAAATACCCATTTGATTAAAATGCTGAATGAATCCAGCATCTCAGGAACGCCGTTAGCTGTTGGATATCGTGCGACCATTTTCCTCGGAAGATGGGCACTGAGCTACGATTCAAATGAAACCGTCGCCAACTGGGAATACAAAAAAGTGAACACCAATCACATTGATAACAGAGGCGGAAACAAAACAGCCATTGGCAAATATGTTCAAAAGCAGCAAGTGAAAGTAAGCGGAGGGCTCACAGCAAAAGTACCAAACCCAGAAGATGTGAAAACATTGATGATGCAAAAAGCCATCCAAAAAACAAAGCTGCCGCTCGCCTTCGACACGGTGATTGGCGCAGGAACAAAACGAGATCAGTCATACCATGTTTCTCCGAAAAAAGCAGCATCCTTGCATGCCTATGCTCCAGCCATTAACGAAAAAGGAAAGGTCACATACGGAGAAGTGTACCTTGTGCTAAAAGGAAATAAACGCAAACTCGTCGTAAAAAACGTGACCTCACAAGGAATCGGCGCATGGATTCCTGTTCAGGATCATCTGACGTTTGGGTTTCAAGGGATGAATTAA